The genomic window GCGTGATTTGGGACATCGGCGCGGGATCGGGATCGATTGCGATCGAAGCGGCTCAAATCGCCAAAAACGGAAAATCCTACGCCATAGAAGTCGATCCGGAAGGGATCGAGATCTGCAAACAAAACGTTCTTTCCCAAAAAACGGATAACGTTCACGTCGTTTCCGGAAAAGCGCCCGAAATTTTGGAACGGCTCCCCGATCCAGATTGTGTATTCGTAGGCGGCTCCAAAGGAAACCTATATGAGATTATTCGAATTTGCTTAAATAGACTCAGTTCTTCCGGAAGTTTGGTCGTCAACGCGGTAACTCTCGACAACGTCGCGGAAGCGTATCAAAGTTTCAAAAAACTTTGTCTCGTTCCCGACGTCACTCTTTTGAACGTTTCCCGGGCACAACCTCTCGCGGACTATCTGCGATACGAAGCTCTCAACCCGATTCATATCTTTAAAGTCACGAAGCCGGAGGGGTTTCAACGATGAAAACGAAATACGGAAAACTCTACGGAGTCGGAGTGGGCCCAGGCGCCACCGACTTGATCACTCTTAGAGCGGTTCACGTCTTGAATGGAGTAGACGTTCTTGCGATTCCGAAAAGCAGCGAACACTTAGAACCGTTCGCATGGAGAGTGTGTTCTCCGGTCGTTCGGGAAAATTCTTCCCAAGAAAAATTATTTCTTCATTTTCCGATGACTAAGGAACCGGAGATTCTGATTCCCGCTTGGGACAAAGCCTTTTCGGAAATCGGAGTTCGATTGGAAGCAGGGCATAACGTTGCATTTATCACGCAAGGAGATCCGAGCGTTTACAGTTCCTGGAGTTATCTTTTGGAAGAAGCGCAGGATCGATGGCCGGGTATCGAAGTCGAAATCGTTCCGGCCGTTTCATCCATCACGGCGATTCCCGCCGAATTGCAAACCCCGCTTGCGGACGGAAGAGAACGCTTTTGCGTCGTTCCGGGAACGTACGGAATCGAAGACTTACCCGAACTCGTAAAACAATTCGACACCGTGGTTCTTACGAAAGTGGGACAAGTCGTTCCGCAGCTCGTTGCCATGCTGAAGGAACTCGATCTGCTGCAAAACGCAAGCTACGTATCTTACGGAACCACGGATCGACAAAGAATCGTACGCGATTTGGAAACGATTCGAAACGAAAACTGCGATTACTTTTCGATGGTGATTCTTTCGATCCGAAAACGAAAAGGCGTATTAAGAGGACGGAATGTCGAAGCGGAATAGAAAACCATATTCCGTTTTTGTAATCACAAAACACGGACTCGAAATCGCCAAAAGAATCCGATCGGCTTGGGAAGAAGTGGACCTCTTCGTTTCTCCCAAGTTTCTCGATCAAGCGCCCGCCGGTTCCAAACCGCTTTCGCTTCCGATGGATCAAACGATGCGCGAAACGTTTCAGGAATACGACTGTCATATCTTCATCATCAGCGTAGGCGCCGTCGTTCGGATGATCGCGCCTTTATTAGAAAATAAGAAAGTGGATCCGGCCGTTCTTTGCGTCGACGATCGCGCGAATTTTTCGATCTGCGTCTTATCCGGTCACGTAGGCCGGGGAAATTTTTATACGGAACGTCTCGCGCAAACCCTGGAGAATACTCCCGTCATCACGACCGCGTCCGACGTTTCCGGCACGTTGACCGTGGACATACTCGGACGCGATTTCGGATGGAAACTGGAACATCCGGATCGGAACGTAACGCGAGGCTGCGCGGCGGTCGTCAACGAAACGAAAGTTTTATTCGTTCAGGAAACGGGAGAAGCCGACTGGTGGCCTCCGGATAAACCTCTTCCGAAAGGAGTGGAATACGCGACTTCCTGGGAGAACGTCGATCCTACGGAATACGAAATTCTTCTCATCGCCACGGATCGGAACGACTTAAAGACAAGAAGCATAGAACATTACAATAATTCTATATTATATCATCCTAAATCTCTGATACTAGGACTCGGATGCGATCGTGACATACCGTTTCAAACGGCGGAAAACGGGATTCTCAAAATTCTTTCGGAAAACGGACTCGCGATCGAAAGCGTACGCGCCATCGCAAGCGCGGACCTCAAAAAAGACGAGAACGCGTTTTTAGAACTCTGCGCAAAATACGGATGGGAATTGTCGACCTTCTCCTCCGAAGAATTGGATCAAGTCGCTTCGATTGTCAATCCTTCGAACACGGTGAAACATTTTGTGGGAACCAAATCGGTCAGCGAGGCGGCAAGCTTGCTCGCTTCCGGAGCGGAAGCATTACTCGTTCCCAAACAAAAATACAAGGAAGAAGAAAACGGTAAGAATCTCACCGTTGCGATTTCTCGAATTCCGTTTCCGAAACGATCGATGCCCGAGTTGACGACAGCCTCGAGGGAAAACGTATGAAGAAAGGAAAACTCAACATCGTCGGAATCGGACCGGGCAACGATTCGCACATTACGCCTGCGGTTTTAAAAGCGATACAGGAAGCGGATCTCGTCATCGGTTACGCGACCTACATCGGACTC from Leptospira yasudae includes these protein-coding regions:
- a CDS encoding cobalt-precorrin 5A hydrolase, which translates into the protein MSKRNRKPYSVFVITKHGLEIAKRIRSAWEEVDLFVSPKFLDQAPAGSKPLSLPMDQTMRETFQEYDCHIFIISVGAVVRMIAPLLENKKVDPAVLCVDDRANFSICVLSGHVGRGNFYTERLAQTLENTPVITTASDVSGTLTVDILGRDFGWKLEHPDRNVTRGCAAVVNETKVLFVQETGEADWWPPDKPLPKGVEYATSWENVDPTEYEILLIATDRNDLKTRSIEHYNNSILYHPKSLILGLGCDRDIPFQTAENGILKILSENGLAIESVRAIASADLKKDENAFLELCAKYGWELSTFSSEELDQVASIVNPSNTVKHFVGTKSVSEAASLLASGAEALLVPKQKYKEEENGKNLTVAISRIPFPKRSMPELTTASRENV
- the cobI gene encoding precorrin-2 C(20)-methyltransferase, with product MKTKYGKLYGVGVGPGATDLITLRAVHVLNGVDVLAIPKSSEHLEPFAWRVCSPVVRENSSQEKLFLHFPMTKEPEILIPAWDKAFSEIGVRLEAGHNVAFITQGDPSVYSSWSYLLEEAQDRWPGIEVEIVPAVSSITAIPAELQTPLADGRERFCVVPGTYGIEDLPELVKQFDTVVLTKVGQVVPQLVAMLKELDLLQNASYVSYGTTDRQRIVRDLETIRNENCDYFSMVILSIRKRKGVLRGRNVEAE